In Oceanidesulfovibrio indonesiensis, a single window of DNA contains:
- a CDS encoding ATP-binding cassette domain-containing protein: MKFELDITKHLRSGGEEFVLRSHFSTSNRALVLFGPSGSGKTLTLKAVAGLLTPDEGCIKVNGDVLFDSSSNVDIPTCHRKVGYVFQDYALFPHLTVWENVAFGLKRVFGRVGPEKVRDVDALVGLFGLDKVAHLKPSFISGGQQQRTALARTLATRPRILLLDEPFSALDQPLRLRMRSELENVLEKFDIPMIMVTHDSDEVESFAEAVVVYRDGNVVGMHNVHEMTRAGKSLSDTIRHEVALAYGPQ; the protein is encoded by the coding sequence ATGAAGTTTGAGCTGGACATAACGAAACATTTGCGGAGCGGAGGCGAGGAGTTCGTTCTCCGCTCGCATTTTTCTACGTCGAATCGCGCTCTCGTCCTGTTTGGTCCTTCCGGTTCCGGCAAGACCCTGACGCTCAAAGCGGTCGCTGGCCTGCTCACGCCCGATGAGGGCTGCATCAAGGTTAACGGTGACGTGCTATTCGATTCGTCCAGCAATGTGGACATCCCTACGTGCCATCGAAAGGTCGGGTATGTCTTCCAGGACTATGCGCTTTTCCCTCACCTCACGGTGTGGGAGAACGTAGCCTTCGGCTTGAAACGCGTATTTGGCCGGGTCGGCCCAGAAAAAGTGCGAGATGTGGATGCGTTGGTCGGCCTCTTTGGGCTGGACAAGGTGGCGCATCTCAAGCCGTCTTTCATCTCAGGCGGCCAGCAGCAACGCACGGCGCTTGCACGCACCCTGGCCACCAGACCGCGCATACTCCTTCTCGATGAGCCGTTCAGCGCCCTGGATCAACCACTGCGGCTGCGGATGCGCTCGGAACTCGAAAACGTACTGGAAAAATTCGACATTCCAATGATCATGGTCACGCACGACTCGGACGAGGTCGAGTCTTTCGCAGAAGCGGTTGTGGTTTACCGGGACGGCAACGTGGTCGGAATGCACAATGTGCATGAGATGACACGCGCCGGAAAAAGCCTTTCCGATACGATCCGGCACGAAGTGGCTCTGGCGTACGGGCCGCAGTAG
- the fdnG gene encoding formate dehydrogenase-N subunit alpha: MELKRRTFLKLTGAGVACASLGQLGLNLRPSEAYAASLKIDGAKEVITVCPFCSVSCHIVAYVKDGRLVSTEGDPDYPINEGSLCAKGAAMLTMTRNEHRLTKPLYRAPNSTEWVEKDWDWTLERIAQRVKETRDKHLKIKNDAGQTVNRLDAMFLLGTSHADNEECSLVHQAMRGLGVVHMDHQARIUHSATVAALGESFGRGAMTNHWIDIKNADSILIIGSNAAEHHPISFKWVLDAKSRGASVMHVDPKFSRTSARSDFHVPIRSGTDIAFLGGMINYILENDKYFKDYVVNYTNAGLIVGDGYEFKDGLFSGYDPKTRSYDRSKWDLAVDENGVPRRDETLQDPRCVFQLLKTHYSRYSLDKVSDITGVSRDDLMRVYETFASTGTGTRAGTILYALGWTQHTVGVQNIRSAGILQLLLGNIGIAGGGINALRGEPNVQGSTDHTLLYHIVPGYMAMPNATWQTLDDYNKANTPVSHNPESANWWQNKPKYFVSLLKAWYGDKATKDNQFCYGLLPKIEKGEDYSYIFLFDRMYRGEIEGGFIIGLNPMQSMANTNKTRKALDKLDWLVTSELHHSETTDNWRRPGVDPKTVKTEVFLLPSAHRVEKEGSVTNSGRWMLWHYKAVDPPEGARTFGEMFVPIVNILKKKYEKEGGKLPEAITWLDWPEKYVPEEVTKKINGFFTMDVKVGDKQYKKGQLVPSFTALADDGSTMSLNWLYAGSFTEEDGNKSKRRDPSQTEMQAKIGLYPNWAWCWPVNRRILYNRASVDPQGKPWNPEKAVIEWNGEKWVGDVPDGGWAPLASGKGKLPFIMHTHGYGQLYGPGRMEGPFSEHYEPVETPVENHPFSKQLHNPCYKSVSSDMDVLAKPADPKFPYVLTTYNVTEHWCGGGETRNVPNLLEAEPQLYVEMSHELAREKGIENGDGVIIESARGKAEAIAMVTVRIKPFKVQGKTVHLVGMPFCFGWTTPKCGDSTNRLTAAVGDPNTTIPEYKACCVNVRKADALTEIA, encoded by the coding sequence ATGGAGTTGAAACGGCGGACTTTTCTAAAGCTCACCGGGGCGGGCGTGGCGTGCGCCTCCCTGGGACAGCTGGGGCTGAATCTCAGGCCCTCGGAAGCGTACGCGGCGAGCCTTAAGATCGACGGCGCTAAGGAAGTCATCACGGTCTGTCCCTTCTGTTCCGTGAGCTGCCACATCGTGGCGTATGTCAAAGACGGCCGGTTGGTGAGCACCGAGGGTGATCCGGATTATCCCATCAATGAAGGTTCCCTGTGCGCCAAGGGCGCAGCAATGCTTACCATGACACGCAACGAACACCGTCTTACGAAGCCCCTGTACCGTGCCCCCAACAGCACGGAGTGGGTGGAAAAAGACTGGGACTGGACGCTGGAGCGCATTGCCCAGCGTGTGAAGGAAACCCGCGATAAACACCTGAAGATAAAAAATGACGCGGGTCAGACGGTAAACCGGCTTGACGCCATGTTCCTGCTCGGCACCTCCCACGCCGACAACGAGGAATGCTCACTCGTTCATCAAGCTATGCGCGGCCTGGGCGTCGTCCACATGGACCACCAGGCACGTATTTGACACAGCGCCACTGTTGCGGCTCTGGGAGAGTCGTTCGGACGCGGTGCGATGACGAATCACTGGATCGACATCAAGAATGCCGATTCCATCCTGATAATTGGCAGCAATGCTGCAGAACACCATCCCATTTCCTTCAAGTGGGTGCTTGACGCAAAATCACGCGGCGCATCGGTGATGCACGTGGACCCGAAATTCTCGCGGACATCCGCCCGCTCTGATTTCCATGTACCCATCCGGTCCGGCACGGACATCGCCTTCCTGGGCGGCATGATCAATTACATCCTCGAGAACGATAAGTACTTCAAGGATTACGTGGTCAACTACACCAATGCCGGCCTCATCGTGGGCGACGGCTACGAGTTCAAGGACGGTCTGTTCAGCGGCTACGATCCTAAAACTCGCAGCTACGACCGTTCCAAATGGGATCTTGCCGTGGATGAAAACGGCGTGCCCAGGCGCGACGAAACACTGCAGGACCCCCGCTGCGTCTTCCAGCTGCTCAAAACCCACTACTCGCGCTATAGCCTGGACAAGGTCTCCGACATCACGGGCGTCTCCAGGGATGACCTGATGCGCGTATACGAAACCTTCGCCAGCACCGGCACGGGCACGCGGGCCGGCACGATCCTCTACGCCCTGGGCTGGACTCAGCATACCGTCGGTGTGCAGAACATCCGCAGCGCCGGCATCCTCCAGCTGCTGCTGGGCAACATCGGCATCGCCGGCGGCGGCATCAACGCCCTGCGCGGCGAGCCCAACGTACAGGGCTCCACGGACCATACCCTGCTCTACCACATCGTGCCCGGCTACATGGCCATGCCCAACGCCACCTGGCAAACCCTGGACGACTACAACAAGGCCAACACCCCGGTCAGCCACAATCCGGAAAGCGCCAACTGGTGGCAAAACAAGCCCAAGTACTTTGTCAGCCTGCTCAAGGCGTGGTACGGCGACAAGGCGACCAAGGACAACCAGTTCTGCTACGGCCTCCTGCCCAAGATCGAAAAGGGCGAGGATTACTCGTACATCTTCCTGTTCGATCGCATGTATCGTGGCGAGATCGAAGGCGGCTTCATCATCGGTCTCAACCCCATGCAGTCCATGGCCAACACCAACAAAACCCGCAAGGCGCTGGATAAACTGGACTGGTTGGTGACATCCGAGCTGCATCACTCCGAAACCACGGACAACTGGCGTCGTCCGGGTGTCGACCCCAAGACCGTGAAGACCGAGGTCTTCCTCCTGCCTTCTGCCCACCGCGTGGAGAAGGAAGGCTCCGTCACCAACTCCGGCCGCTGGATGCTCTGGCACTACAAGGCCGTGGATCCGCCGGAAGGCGCCCGCACCTTCGGCGAGATGTTCGTGCCCATCGTGAACATTCTCAAAAAGAAGTACGAGAAGGAAGGCGGCAAGTTGCCCGAAGCCATCACCTGGCTGGACTGGCCCGAGAAGTACGTGCCCGAAGAAGTCACCAAGAAGATCAACGGCTTCTTCACCATGGACGTCAAAGTGGGCGACAAACAATACAAGAAGGGCCAGCTTGTGCCTTCCTTTACCGCCCTGGCCGATGACGGCTCTACCATGAGCCTCAACTGGCTCTATGCCGGCAGCTTTACCGAAGAAGACGGCAACAAGTCCAAACGTCGCGATCCTTCCCAGACCGAGATGCAAGCCAAGATCGGCCTCTATCCCAATTGGGCGTGGTGCTGGCCGGTCAACCGCCGCATCCTTTACAACCGCGCCTCCGTGGACCCGCAGGGCAAGCCCTGGAACCCGGAGAAGGCGGTCATCGAATGGAACGGCGAGAAATGGGTGGGCGATGTGCCCGACGGCGGATGGGCGCCCCTGGCCTCTGGCAAGGGCAAGCTGCCGTTCATCATGCATACGCATGGTTACGGACAACTCTACGGCCCCGGTCGGATGGAAGGACCCTTCTCGGAGCATTACGAGCCCGTGGAGACCCCGGTAGAGAACCATCCCTTCTCCAAACAGCTGCACAACCCTTGCTACAAGTCCGTCAGCAGCGACATGGACGTGCTGGCCAAACCCGCCGATCCCAAGTTTCCGTACGTGCTCACCACATATAACGTGACAGAGCACTGGTGCGGCGGTGGCGAGACCCGCAATGTGCCCAACCTGCTGGAGGCCGAGCCCCAGCTCTACGTGGAGATGAGCCACGAGTTGGCCAGGGAGAAAGGCATCGAAAACGGCGACGGTGTCATCATCGAGAGCGCGCGCGGCAAAGCCGAGGCCATCGCAATGGTCACGGTCCGCATCAAGCCATTCAAGGTGCAGGGCAAGACCGTACATCTTGTCGGCATGCCCTTCTGCTTCGGATGGACCACGCCCAAGTGCGGCGACTCGACCAACAGGCTGACGGCTGCGGTGGGTGATCCGAACACCACCATTCCCGAATACAAAGCCTGCTGCGTCAACGTACGCAAAGCGGATGCGCTTACCGAAATCGCTTAA
- the fdhD gene encoding formate dehydrogenase accessory sulfurtransferase FdhD has translation MDETIIRSIHRVNQICSGLEEDLLAVEMPLAIESEGRVILRTLCTPTMIGELVAGALYTEGIIGAPGDIHSMIIETKPDELRAIVGLSRKGQCMLASLDHARDVDTTRLFLPERPVPPEAIFSPSMLNTMMRTMEGKQSVFPKTGATHSAALFDSHGFMLSHAEDLGRHNALDKAFGAAFADGRACKASVAMVTSRISYEVCRKAVAARLRCLAGISAATSMAVDWAERHDLTLVGRLRAGRMNVYSHPRRLRLQDDTQVALKNGVA, from the coding sequence ATGGACGAAACAATCATCAGGAGCATCCACCGTGTGAACCAGATCTGCTCCGGGCTGGAGGAAGACCTCCTGGCCGTGGAGATGCCGTTGGCGATCGAATCCGAAGGTCGGGTAATCCTGCGGACCTTGTGCACCCCGACTATGATCGGCGAGCTCGTTGCAGGCGCTTTGTACACGGAAGGAATCATCGGCGCGCCTGGCGATATCCACAGCATGATCATCGAAACGAAGCCCGACGAGTTGCGCGCCATCGTGGGCCTTTCCCGAAAAGGACAATGCATGCTCGCCTCCCTGGACCATGCTCGCGACGTCGACACCACCCGCCTTTTCCTCCCGGAGCGCCCTGTTCCACCCGAAGCAATTTTCAGCCCGTCCATGCTCAACACCATGATGCGCACCATGGAAGGCAAGCAGTCCGTTTTTCCTAAAACCGGCGCGACCCACTCCGCCGCTCTGTTCGACTCGCACGGCTTCATGCTTTCCCATGCCGAGGATCTGGGCCGCCACAACGCCCTGGACAAGGCCTTCGGCGCCGCATTTGCCGACGGCCGGGCGTGCAAGGCATCGGTCGCCATGGTCACCTCACGCATATCCTACGAGGTGTGTCGCAAAGCTGTTGCAGCTCGACTGCGCTGCCTCGCCGGCATATCCGCAGCAACGAGCATGGCCGTGGACTGGGCCGAACGGCACGATCTCACGCTCGTCGGACGGCTCCGCGCAGGTCGCATGAACGTTTATTCCCACCCCCGGCGGTTGCGCTTGCAGGACGATACGCAGGTCGCCTTGAAAAACGGCGTCGCCTGA
- a CDS encoding histidine phosphatase family protein, with protein sequence MGELWLMRHGRVEMWHVKRFLGRTDVALDDHGRDQARWWGERLGPGHFESVWCTPLVRSRETASLVACGGNVDVAPELAEIDLGEWDGMFMDELKRFDPESFDARGRDIVNFRPPHGESFADLARRVIPCLEELLSRAASSERNHLVVGHLGVNRVFLAHVLGMEPGNLMRIEQGYACMNRIRLHSGSPRLMSANITPEVLTDILPPPARTPGQCQR encoded by the coding sequence ATGGGCGAACTCTGGCTTATGCGCCACGGCCGGGTTGAGATGTGGCACGTCAAGCGATTCCTCGGCAGGACCGACGTAGCGCTGGACGATCACGGTCGGGATCAGGCCCGATGGTGGGGGGAGAGGCTCGGCCCCGGCCATTTCGAAAGCGTCTGGTGCACGCCGCTTGTCCGCTCACGGGAAACGGCTTCGCTCGTCGCCTGCGGTGGAAACGTCGATGTGGCGCCCGAACTGGCTGAGATCGACCTGGGCGAGTGGGACGGCATGTTCATGGACGAACTGAAGCGATTCGATCCAGAATCGTTCGACGCCCGCGGCAGGGATATCGTCAATTTCCGCCCGCCGCACGGCGAGAGCTTCGCCGACCTTGCCCGTCGCGTAATCCCCTGCCTGGAGGAACTTCTCTCCAGGGCCGCGTCATCGGAGCGCAACCACCTTGTGGTCGGTCATCTCGGCGTCAACCGCGTCTTTCTAGCCCATGTCTTAGGCATGGAGCCCGGCAATCTCATGCGCATCGAGCAGGGCTACGCCTGTATGAACAGAATCCGGCTCCACAGTGGCTCGCCGCGGCTCATGTCCGCGAACATCACGCCCGAAGTCTTGACCGACATCTTGCCCCCCCCTGCGAGAACGCCAGGCCAATGCCAAAGATAA
- a CDS encoding winged helix-turn-helix domain-containing protein, translated as MMRRKPRPSYPRRDSRTDSHPVIRLRLWLETEEGVMLGLGRLLLLEAIRDEGSLKRAAERLGMSYRAAWGKLKTTEEALEQPLLEKTSGGRGFTLTPFAADLVTRFRTLYNEVEQKAASSAPDVLPFKAHRYGDDASSG; from the coding sequence ATGATGCGCCGCAAGCCGCGTCCATCCTATCCACGCAGGGATTCGCGCACCGACTCGCATCCCGTCATCCGGTTGCGACTCTGGCTTGAGACAGAGGAAGGCGTAATGCTCGGCCTGGGCCGGCTCCTGCTGCTGGAAGCCATTCGCGACGAGGGTTCCCTGAAGAGGGCGGCCGAACGGCTCGGCATGTCCTACCGGGCAGCCTGGGGCAAACTCAAAACAACCGAGGAAGCGCTCGAACAACCATTGCTGGAGAAAACTTCCGGCGGTCGGGGGTTTACGCTCACACCATTTGCTGCGGATCTCGTGACCCGGTTTCGTACCCTCTACAACGAAGTGGAGCAGAAAGCGGCTTCCAGCGCGCCGGATGTCTTGCCATTCAAAGCCCATCGGTACGGGGATGATGCTTCAAGTGGTTAA
- a CDS encoding FmdE family protein, which yields MSESSAGQVGTQAIEEFIGPYTFDEFVDAARSFHNYPAPGLLLGGIMVDEAMRRIPEGVLFDAVSETAWCLPDAVQMLTPCTIGNGWLKIINLGRYAVTLYDKRTGEGVRVGLDLDEVARHKDIDIWLMKRLPKPEQDSDGLREAIRLHGRSLLSVHPAQVRESMMQRRGKGAIGACAICGEAYPLKHGGVCRGCQGQAPYMAEPPIAHTEAELRTVPLKEAVGRRIAHDVTRIEPGVSKGVFLRKGQKIDIGDVCRLQQIGRANVYLEDEQPRGDWVHEDIAAEAFAHAMSGPGVTAEGAPREGKVNLVAEIDGLFLADVSRLEQFNCLPQVMAGCRKSGSVIKAGTRVAGTRAIPLYLSRRHFQAALGLLDDGPLFSMHALNKPKTAVLITGTEVFEGLIEDKFAETTASKLAAFGIDPFSIRIEPDDTDRIAAAVEELAQEGCELLLTTAGLSVDPDDLTRKGLLQAGVADMLYGMPVLPGAMTLIARRGTMRILGTPACALFHKTTSLDILLPRLLADMEITRADLAALANGGLCRECRVCVYPKCSFGT from the coding sequence ATGTCCGAATCCTCTGCGGGCCAGGTTGGAACCCAAGCCATCGAAGAATTCATCGGACCATATACCTTTGACGAATTCGTGGACGCCGCACGGTCCTTTCACAACTACCCCGCGCCGGGGCTGCTGCTCGGCGGCATCATGGTGGACGAGGCAATGCGGCGCATACCTGAGGGCGTGCTCTTCGATGCCGTGAGCGAAACGGCCTGGTGCCTGCCCGATGCCGTGCAGATGCTCACCCCCTGCACCATCGGCAACGGCTGGCTCAAGATCATCAACCTGGGACGATACGCCGTGACGCTGTACGACAAGCGCACGGGCGAGGGCGTCCGTGTCGGGCTCGACCTCGACGAGGTCGCCAGACACAAGGACATCGATATCTGGTTGATGAAGCGGTTGCCCAAACCTGAGCAGGACTCGGACGGTCTGCGTGAGGCTATCCGTCTGCATGGCCGCTCCCTGCTCTCAGTGCACCCGGCCCAGGTACGCGAGAGCATGATGCAGCGCCGCGGCAAAGGGGCTATCGGCGCATGCGCCATCTGCGGCGAGGCGTATCCGCTCAAACACGGCGGCGTGTGCCGGGGATGTCAGGGCCAGGCGCCCTACATGGCAGAACCCCCGATTGCGCATACAGAGGCAGAGCTGCGAACCGTCCCGTTGAAAGAAGCCGTGGGCCGGCGCATTGCGCATGATGTCACTCGCATCGAGCCTGGCGTGTCCAAAGGGGTGTTCCTGCGCAAGGGGCAGAAGATCGATATAGGCGACGTCTGCCGGCTCCAGCAGATCGGCCGCGCGAATGTTTATCTTGAAGACGAGCAGCCAAGGGGCGACTGGGTCCACGAGGACATCGCGGCCGAAGCCTTCGCCCACGCCATGTCCGGTCCCGGTGTAACTGCTGAAGGAGCGCCGCGCGAAGGCAAGGTGAACCTCGTTGCTGAAATCGACGGCCTGTTCCTTGCTGACGTGTCCAGGCTCGAGCAGTTCAACTGCCTGCCCCAGGTCATGGCCGGCTGCCGAAAATCCGGGAGCGTAATCAAAGCCGGCACCCGTGTCGCTGGAACACGCGCCATACCGCTCTATCTTTCCCGGCGGCACTTCCAGGCAGCCCTCGGACTGCTGGATGACGGCCCGCTGTTTTCCATGCACGCCCTGAACAAGCCCAAGACCGCTGTGCTCATAACAGGCACCGAGGTGTTCGAAGGTCTTATCGAGGATAAATTCGCAGAGACCACGGCAAGCAAGCTTGCCGCTTTTGGCATCGACCCCTTCAGCATCCGCATCGAGCCCGACGACACAGACCGCATCGCCGCTGCTGTGGAGGAGCTGGCGCAGGAAGGGTGCGAACTTCTGCTGACCACCGCCGGCCTCTCCGTGGACCCGGACGACTTGACCCGCAAGGGATTACTGCAGGCCGGGGTGGCGGACATGCTGTATGGCATGCCGGTGTTGCCCGGCGCGATGACACTCATCGCCCGTCGCGGAACCATGCGCATTCTGGGCACGCCGGCCTGCGCCCTGTTCCACAAGACAACGAGCCTGGACATCCTGCTCCCAAGATTGCTGGCGGATATGGAAATAACCCGTGCCGACCTGGCTGCGCTGGCCAACGGCGGATTGTGTCGGGAGTGCCGCGTGTGCGTGTACCCCAAGTGCTCTTTCGGGACGTAG
- a CDS encoding 4Fe-4S dicluster domain-containing protein has translation MPKAFFIDTSRCTACRGCQLACKEWHELPTNKTKQRGTHQNPPDLNPGNYKLVRFNEHMDDIGVVRWNFFPDQCRHCVVPPCKEVADMILEGAILRDDTTGAVLFTDKTKQLSADDAQVVRESCPYDIPRRNEETGLMSKCTMCFERVTSGMLPACVKVCPTGTMNFGEREAMLELANKRLAEVKKTFPNAMLADPDFTSAIFLLTDAPENYHTYAVAAAPEPMDRKRFLAGLGKPLRRVFANLG, from the coding sequence ATGCCAAAAGCATTCTTTATAGACACGTCCCGTTGCACGGCTTGCCGCGGTTGCCAGCTCGCCTGCAAGGAGTGGCACGAACTGCCCACCAACAAGACGAAACAACGGGGCACGCATCAGAATCCGCCGGATCTCAACCCCGGCAACTACAAGCTCGTCCGTTTCAATGAACACATGGACGACATAGGCGTTGTCCGCTGGAACTTCTTCCCGGACCAGTGCCGCCACTGCGTGGTGCCGCCCTGCAAGGAAGTCGCCGACATGATCCTCGAAGGCGCTATCCTCAGGGACGACACCACCGGCGCCGTGTTGTTCACGGACAAAACGAAACAATTGAGCGCCGATGACGCGCAGGTCGTCCGGGAATCCTGTCCCTACGACATCCCGCGGCGTAACGAAGAGACCGGCCTCATGTCCAAGTGCACCATGTGCTTCGAGCGTGTGACCAGCGGCATGCTGCCGGCCTGCGTCAAGGTCTGTCCCACGGGCACCATGAACTTCGGTGAGCGCGAGGCCATGCTGGAACTGGCCAACAAACGCCTGGCCGAGGTGAAGAAAACCTTCCCCAACGCCATGCTTGCCGACCCGGACTTCACGAGCGCCATATTCCTGCTGACCGACGCACCGGAAAACTACCACACATATGCCGTGGCGGCAGCTCCCGAACCAATGGACAGGAAGCGGTTCCTGGCCGGGCTCGGGAAACCACTGCGTCGGGTGTTCGCAAACCTCGGATAA
- the modB gene encoding molybdate ABC transporter permease subunit: protein MGIAWLRFDPDFLEPLLLTLKVAGLATLAASVLGVAFAYALTRWRFPLRDLVDALCTLPLVMPPTVLGYYLLVLIGRRGILGAWLQEVFGVTLMFTWQGAVIAATVVAFPLVFKSARAALEGVGKQYEDAARTLGQGELSVFLRVSLPLAFRGVLAGAMLAFARAMGEFGATLMVAGNLPGRTQTLSLAVYSAVQAGDDALANSLVLVISCVCVFILVSTSRLLKPKF from the coding sequence ATGGGAATCGCCTGGCTGAGATTCGACCCGGATTTTCTGGAACCGCTCCTGCTCACGCTGAAGGTCGCTGGCTTGGCAACGCTCGCGGCCTCGGTATTGGGAGTGGCCTTCGCATACGCGTTGACGCGGTGGCGCTTTCCACTCCGGGACCTCGTCGATGCGCTGTGCACGCTGCCGCTGGTGATGCCGCCAACCGTGCTCGGGTATTACCTGCTGGTGCTGATCGGCAGACGGGGAATCCTTGGAGCGTGGCTCCAAGAGGTCTTCGGCGTCACGCTCATGTTCACCTGGCAGGGAGCGGTGATAGCCGCCACCGTGGTTGCTTTTCCGCTTGTGTTCAAATCGGCTCGCGCCGCTCTGGAGGGCGTGGGCAAGCAGTACGAGGATGCAGCCAGAACCCTGGGGCAGGGGGAATTGTCTGTCTTCCTCAGGGTTTCTCTGCCACTGGCGTTTCGCGGCGTGCTCGCCGGCGCGATGTTGGCCTTCGCCCGCGCCATGGGGGAGTTCGGCGCGACGCTCATGGTCGCGGGCAACCTTCCAGGAAGGACGCAGACCCTCTCCCTGGCGGTCTATTCGGCGGTCCAGGCCGGGGATGACGCCCTTGCGAACTCACTGGTGCTCGTCATCAGTTGCGTGTGTGTGTTCATTCTCGTTTCTACGAGTCGTCTGCTCAAACCCAAGTTTTGA
- the modA gene encoding molybdate ABC transporter substrate-binding protein codes for MKRAFCALVLSLAVSLFVVPSHSAMAEELVVSAAASLTDAFTDIEPAFEKANPGVDVVMNFASSGALYRQIEQGAPADVFASANPKWMQSAIDGGFVNEADVVWFALNSLVLATPADNPAGVKTLADLEGDAVGSIGIGTPETVPAGQYAKNALTAKNLYETLESKMIFGESVRQVLDYLSRGEVDCGFVYRTDAVKAGESVRIVEEIPLEKPVSYPIATLKDSAKPEMAKAFVDFVRSDEGMALLEARGFKQP; via the coding sequence ATGAAACGTGCTTTTTGTGCACTCGTATTGTCGCTGGCCGTATCGCTATTCGTCGTACCATCCCACTCGGCAATGGCCGAGGAACTGGTTGTTTCGGCTGCGGCCAGCCTGACCGACGCGTTTACAGACATCGAGCCTGCTTTTGAGAAAGCGAACCCCGGGGTGGATGTTGTCATGAATTTCGCTTCTTCCGGAGCTTTGTACCGGCAGATCGAGCAGGGCGCGCCGGCAGATGTCTTCGCCTCGGCCAATCCTAAGTGGATGCAGTCCGCCATCGACGGCGGTTTCGTAAACGAGGCTGATGTGGTGTGGTTCGCACTCAATTCCCTCGTGCTAGCGACCCCAGCCGACAACCCGGCCGGGGTAAAGACCCTCGCAGATCTTGAAGGCGACGCCGTAGGGAGCATCGGCATAGGCACCCCGGAAACCGTGCCTGCCGGGCAGTACGCAAAGAACGCGCTCACAGCGAAGAACCTCTATGAGACCCTCGAATCCAAAATGATCTTTGGCGAGTCCGTGCGACAGGTGCTTGACTACCTCTCGCGCGGGGAGGTTGACTGCGGCTTCGTGTACAGGACCGATGCGGTCAAGGCAGGTGAGTCCGTGCGCATTGTCGAGGAAATCCCTCTCGAAAAGCCGGTGTCCTATCCCATCGCAACCCTGAAAGACAGCGCCAAACCTGAGATGGCCAAGGCGTTCGTTGATTTCGTGCGGAGCGACGAGGGCATGGCGCTTCTCGAGGCGCGTGGATTCAAACAGCCGTAA
- a CDS encoding formate dehydrogenase accessory protein FdhE, with amino-acid sequence MMTTTPGATPSAQAVQNAMASARAIRPAHAELMTAFEKPLAIRAGLSDIFRGDAIPLPDVRPDRLAQGAAVLMDDDLLRLAPWLLQAARELLPVLESSFPNGDAFHAIATSVATGEFALREKVRALLDGDSATISQSAEAIGVQDGFLVLALQMIAGAAIAGLAEQLRNELAHTNWSYGYCPVCASAPGLSTLSRKDDVQVEALIGGGGKKYLHCGLCGYNWRFKRNACPGCSNDDPHSREVLYAEKAQHERIEACSKCNGYLLCVDLREYEQDPNFLAHPLALVHLDILAQGKGYAPLSRCAWNSFS; translated from the coding sequence ATGATGACGACAACGCCCGGAGCAACCCCATCCGCACAAGCCGTTCAAAACGCCATGGCAAGCGCCCGCGCCATCCGGCCCGCGCATGCCGAGCTCATGACTGCGTTCGAAAAGCCCCTGGCCATACGCGCCGGTCTGTCTGACATTTTTCGCGGCGACGCCATACCGCTGCCTGATGTCCGACCCGATAGACTTGCGCAAGGCGCCGCCGTGCTCATGGACGACGACCTCCTGCGGCTGGCCCCCTGGCTGCTCCAGGCCGCCCGTGAACTGCTTCCGGTGCTCGAATCCTCGTTTCCCAACGGTGATGCGTTCCACGCCATCGCCACTTCGGTCGCCACCGGCGAGTTCGCACTGCGCGAGAAAGTCCGCGCATTACTCGACGGTGATTCCGCAACCATCTCCCAAAGCGCCGAGGCCATCGGCGTGCAGGACGGTTTCCTTGTCCTCGCATTGCAGATGATCGCCGGCGCGGCCATTGCCGGACTGGCCGAACAGCTCCGCAACGAGCTGGCGCATACGAACTGGAGCTACGGTTACTGCCCTGTCTGCGCATCCGCCCCCGGGCTGTCTACACTATCACGCAAGGACGACGTCCAGGTGGAAGCGCTGATTGGCGGTGGGGGCAAGAAGTACCTTCATTGCGGGCTGTGCGGGTATAATTGGCGATTCAAACGCAACGCCTGCCCCGGCTGCAGCAACGACGATCCGCATTCCAGAGAAGTGCTCTACGCGGAAAAGGCGCAACACGAGCGCATCGAGGCATGCTCGAAGTGCAACGGATATCTCCTCTGCGTCGACCTGCGCGAGTACGAGCAGGACCCGAATTTCCTGGCCCACCCGCTGGCGCTCGTGCATCTCGATATCCTCGCGCAGGGCAAGGGGTACGCGCCACTGTCCCGCTGCGCCTGGAACTCCTTCTCCTGA